One stretch of Desulfomonile tiedjei DNA includes these proteins:
- the bioB gene encoding biotin synthase BioB produces the protein MESERLSNSNLINSLEERILAGGAISRPEAERLLETPDEQLLHLMAAADRIRIQFKGNRFDSCSLINARSGRCGEDCSFCAQSKHHATECETYGLRGTDEILAAARAAGQMGASRFCTVTSGGALSPKEFDRLIQSLEHVHSEVDISLDASLGFLDEERAARLLAAGVTRYNHNLETSKDHYPRICSTHSFDQRVETVQLALNNGFSACSGGIIGLGETPSQRLDLAFSLAELKVDCIPVNILNPRPGTPLENTEPPEPLEILKTVALFRLINPKATIKIAGGRERNLGDFQGMALRAGANGMIIGGYLTTGGRAAEDDLKMVRQAGFEMD, from the coding sequence ATGGAATCAGAAAGACTTTCGAATTCAAACCTTATAAATTCGCTAGAGGAACGTATTCTTGCCGGGGGCGCAATCAGCCGGCCTGAAGCGGAACGCCTGCTGGAAACGCCGGATGAACAACTCTTGCACCTCATGGCTGCGGCAGATCGTATCAGGATTCAGTTCAAGGGAAACCGCTTTGATTCGTGCTCGTTGATCAACGCCAGGTCCGGACGCTGCGGAGAAGATTGTTCTTTCTGCGCCCAGTCCAAACACCATGCAACTGAATGCGAGACCTACGGCCTGCGCGGCACGGACGAAATCCTCGCCGCGGCCCGGGCGGCCGGACAAATGGGGGCATCTCGTTTCTGCACAGTAACCAGCGGAGGAGCGCTCTCCCCTAAAGAATTCGACAGGCTGATCCAATCCCTCGAACACGTTCACTCCGAGGTTGACATCAGTCTGGACGCGTCGCTCGGCTTCTTGGACGAGGAACGCGCGGCGAGGCTTCTTGCCGCGGGGGTGACGCGCTACAACCATAACCTGGAAACATCAAAGGATCATTATCCTCGCATCTGTTCCACTCATAGTTTCGATCAGAGAGTGGAAACCGTCCAACTGGCCCTGAACAACGGTTTTTCCGCTTGCAGCGGCGGGATCATAGGTCTGGGGGAAACGCCTTCCCAGAGGCTTGATCTTGCTTTCTCGCTTGCCGAACTCAAAGTGGACTGCATCCCCGTCAACATCTTGAATCCACGACCCGGCACCCCGCTGGAGAATACAGAGCCTCCGGAGCCACTGGAGATCCTGAAGACAGTTGCCCTCTTCCGCCTGATCAACCCCAAAGCCACCATTAAGATAGCAGGCGGCAGAGAACGGAACCTGGGAGACTTCCAAGGAATGGCTCTGAGAGCTGGCGCTAATGGCATGATTATCGGAGGCTACCTCACCACCGGCGGCCGCGCGGCCGAAGATGACCTGAAAATGGTCCGCCAAGCCGGATTCGAGATGGATTGA
- a CDS encoding RNA polymerase factor sigma-32, giving the protein MNYPVVANPINHFLAQVRTIKPLSPEREHELAVRYTETGDVEAAHELVVSHLPFVVKIAFQYRHYMIPLQDLIQEGAIGLMKAVKRFDPTKGFRLVSFAIWWIKAYIKNFILKSWNLVKLGTTQAQRKLFFRIGDIGEHADAESKSARVDELAKELKVKSDDVIEMEARVRAREWSLNEVIGEDKDVTSMELLEDHSANQEETLIDHEREKELSRVTKKALRKLDPRERFIVTKRFMDDSPWTLQKLGDHFGTSRERVRQLEKRALTKLKGEFSPQLVEDLLPA; this is encoded by the coding sequence ATGAATTATCCTGTTGTCGCGAATCCAATTAATCATTTCCTGGCTCAAGTCAGGACCATAAAGCCTTTGTCGCCGGAACGCGAGCACGAACTGGCCGTCAGATACACGGAGACTGGTGACGTTGAGGCCGCTCACGAATTGGTAGTGTCCCATTTGCCTTTTGTAGTAAAAATTGCCTTTCAGTATCGTCATTACATGATTCCACTCCAGGATTTAATCCAGGAGGGGGCAATTGGGCTGATGAAGGCGGTTAAGAGATTCGATCCGACAAAAGGGTTTCGCCTTGTCTCTTTCGCAATCTGGTGGATAAAGGCTTACATAAAGAACTTCATCCTGAAGTCCTGGAACCTGGTCAAGCTCGGTACCACTCAGGCCCAGAGAAAACTGTTTTTCAGAATCGGCGACATCGGAGAGCACGCGGATGCGGAATCCAAGAGCGCCCGGGTCGACGAACTTGCCAAAGAATTGAAGGTAAAGTCTGACGACGTCATCGAGATGGAAGCGCGGGTAAGGGCCAGGGAGTGGTCTCTCAATGAGGTCATCGGGGAAGACAAAGACGTGACTTCAATGGAGCTTCTCGAAGACCATTCAGCGAATCAGGAAGAGACTCTGATCGATCACGAAAGGGAGAAAGAGCTTTCCCGTGTCACCAAGAAAGCATTGCGAAAGCTTGATCCTCGCGAACGCTTCATTGTGACTAAGAGGTTTATGGATGATTCTCCTTGGACGCTCCAGAAGCTGGGCGATCACTTCGGAACCAGCCGCGAGCGTGTCCGGCAGTTGGAGAAACGGGCACTGACAAAGCTAAAAGGTGAGTTTTCTCCACAACTGGTCGAGGACCTTCTGCCGGCATAG
- a CDS encoding DUF2442 domain-containing protein, with product MVPDVIEFEILSDYRIKVTLSNGKEGVFDVTPYLDRGIFKELKDYDYFKRARIEFGTITWPNEQDFSPETIEIRMEEA from the coding sequence ATGGTGCCGGACGTAATTGAATTTGAAATCCTCTCTGATTACAGGATAAAAGTGACACTATCCAATGGGAAAGAGGGGGTCTTCGACGTAACACCATATCTCGATCGAGGAATCTTCAAAGAATTGAAAGACTACGACTATTTCAAACGAGCCAGAATTGAATTCGGGACGATCACGTGGCCGAACGAACAGGATTTCAGCCCGGAGACCATAGAAATCAGGATGGAAGAGGCATAA
- a CDS encoding DUF4160 domain-containing protein, giving the protein MPVISMFYGIIVQLFFFDTDKHAKPHIHVRYAEFRASIDIQTAEILDGEIPLRQLRLVQAWVEIHRDELMADWALAVEGNTPFKIEPLK; this is encoded by the coding sequence ATGCCTGTAATATCTATGTTCTATGGGATCATAGTTCAGCTCTTCTTCTTCGATACCGACAAACACGCGAAACCGCACATCCACGTAAGATATGCTGAATTCAGAGCTTCTATAGACATACAGACCGCAGAAATACTGGACGGAGAAATCCCTCTGCGCCAACTGAGACTGGTTCAGGCGTGGGTCGAAATCCACCGCGACGAATTGATGGCCGATTGGGCTCTCGCCGTGGAAGGAAACACTCCATTCAAGATTGAACCTCTGAAGTAG
- a CDS encoding addiction module protein, with product MATTDKILKDALTLKPAEKAELIDKLLSSLDKPDVELEAAWAEEAEGRIDAYEGGELKTATLEKVLERYK from the coding sequence GTGGCTACTACGGATAAAATCTTGAAAGACGCGCTGACGCTGAAACCGGCAGAAAAGGCGGAGCTGATCGACAAGCTGCTCTCCAGTCTGGACAAGCCAGATGTGGAACTTGAGGCGGCCTGGGCTGAGGAGGCAGAGGGTCGAATCGACGCATACGAAGGCGGAGAGCTTAAGACCGCTACATTAGAAAAGGTTCTTGAAAGATACAAATAG
- a CDS encoding alpha/beta hydrolase, producing the protein MTETIFMIHGMWGGAWHWENYKSVFEKEGYQCITTTLRFHDMDPKAAPDPRLGTTSMLDYAADLEQEIRQLGVKPIILGHSMGGLLAQILGGRGLAKALVLLTPAAPAGILALKPSVIKSFWSVQTTWGFWRKPMRLTFDEAVYSMMHLLSPTDQKEAYDKSVYESGRAASEIGYWLLDSKKACRIDESKVTCPVLVIAGAEDRITPASVVRQVAKKYKAVASYKEFENHAHWVLGEPGWQDIAGYVKDWLEQALPKTA; encoded by the coding sequence ATGACTGAGACTATCTTCATGATTCACGGCATGTGGGGTGGAGCTTGGCATTGGGAGAACTACAAGAGCGTCTTCGAAAAAGAAGGCTACCAATGCATCACGACAACCTTGCGTTTCCACGATATGGACCCGAAGGCTGCTCCTGATCCTCGACTTGGAACAACCAGCATGCTGGATTATGCCGCGGACCTGGAACAGGAAATCCGACAACTTGGCGTGAAGCCCATCATTCTTGGGCATTCCATGGGAGGACTGCTCGCACAGATCTTGGGAGGCCGCGGGTTAGCTAAGGCGCTGGTTCTTCTCACTCCTGCAGCTCCTGCCGGCATTCTGGCGCTGAAGCCATCCGTAATAAAAAGCTTCTGGAGCGTGCAAACAACATGGGGCTTCTGGAGAAAGCCGATGCGTTTGACGTTCGATGAAGCCGTTTACTCCATGATGCATTTACTGTCGCCGACGGATCAGAAAGAAGCCTACGACAAGTCCGTTTATGAATCGGGCCGCGCGGCGAGTGAGATCGGATACTGGCTCCTTGACTCAAAAAAGGCGTGCAGAATTGACGAATCGAAAGTGACGTGCCCTGTCTTGGTCATTGCCGGAGCGGAAGACAGGATCACCCCTGCTTCGGTTGTTAGGCAAGTGGCCAAGAAATACAAGGCCGTGGCATCGTACAAAGAATTCGAAAATCATGCTCATTGGGTCCTTGGAGAGCCGGGCTGGCAAGACATTGCAGGGTATGTAAAAGATTGGCTTGAGCAAGCCTTGCCCAAAACGGCTTGA
- a CDS encoding DUF805 domain-containing protein — protein sequence MRWYLQVLQKYAVFSGRAQRTEYWMFVLFNLVITVLLYVIEGLVGGPGILGGIYSLAVLIPSIAVTVRRLHDTNRSGWWWLIGLIPLIGFIVLIVFTVQDSQPGENQYGPNPKAAIA from the coding sequence ATGAGGTGGTACCTTCAGGTGTTGCAGAAGTATGCTGTGTTCAGCGGGCGGGCACAGCGAACAGAGTATTGGATGTTCGTCCTCTTCAACCTGGTCATCACCGTTCTGCTCTATGTCATCGAGGGCCTTGTCGGCGGTCCAGGCATTCTCGGAGGGATCTACAGCTTGGCTGTTCTCATTCCTAGCATTGCTGTAACGGTCCGCAGGCTCCACGACACCAATCGAAGTGGATGGTGGTGGCTCATCGGCTTGATTCCGCTCATTGGCTTTATTGTTCTAATTGTCTTCACGGTGCAAGACAGTCAGCCGGGTGAGAATCAGTACGGCCCCAACCCCAAGGCTGCCATAGCTTAA
- a CDS encoding nucleotidyltransferase family protein: MTQELLLRLRDLKPQIRKRFNAKEIQLFGSNVRGEQVQNSDIDVLVEFEEGADLFDLVGLANFLEEQLQRRVDVIPKQALREELRDLILKEAVPV; the protein is encoded by the coding sequence ATGACTCAGGAACTACTTTTGAGACTGCGCGACCTGAAGCCTCAAATCAGGAAGCGATTCAACGCAAAGGAAATTCAGCTATTCGGCTCAAACGTTCGAGGGGAACAAGTACAAAATAGTGATATCGACGTGCTTGTTGAATTCGAGGAAGGGGCAGACCTTTTCGACCTGGTCGGCTTGGCAAATTTCTTGGAAGAACAGCTTCAGCGGAGGGTTGATGTGATCCCCAAGCAAGCCTTGCGCGAAGAACTCAGGGACTTGATTCTCAAAGAGGCCGTCCCCGTATGA
- a CDS encoding XRE family transcriptional regulator: MSETVINSSGNVFIDLGYSPDEAAILQMRADLMADLRKFIKAKKLTQAKAADVLGVSQSRVSDLIRGKWERFSLEMLITLATRAGMRVTLRTAA, translated from the coding sequence ATGAGCGAAACCGTTATCAATTCTTCCGGAAACGTATTCATTGATCTTGGCTATTCTCCGGACGAAGCCGCAATTCTTCAAATGCGAGCGGATCTTATGGCCGATCTCCGAAAATTCATCAAAGCCAAGAAACTTACACAGGCCAAGGCTGCGGATGTCCTGGGCGTCAGCCAGTCTCGGGTTTCAGATTTGATCAGAGGCAAATGGGAAAGATTTAGCCTCGAAATGCTTATCACCCTTGCGACCAGAGCCGGCATGCGTGTCACCCTGAGAACCGCGGCATAG
- a CDS encoding type II toxin-antitoxin system RelE/ParE family toxin, translated as MKPLKFVGSSLDDLRNFPDEARRATGFALRAVQSGLDPSDWRPIQAVGPGVREIRIRMLGEWRVIYVAKLNDAIYVLHAFQKKTRKTSRHDIDLARQRYRQIVGEL; from the coding sequence ATGAAGCCGCTGAAATTCGTGGGATCGAGCCTCGATGATCTTCGCAACTTCCCGGACGAAGCCCGCCGTGCCACAGGCTTCGCACTCCGTGCGGTTCAAAGCGGACTTGATCCGAGCGATTGGAGGCCAATCCAGGCCGTCGGCCCAGGCGTAAGAGAAATTCGTATCCGCATGCTGGGTGAATGGCGAGTAATCTATGTCGCCAAGCTTAACGATGCAATCTACGTGCTTCATGCATTTCAAAAGAAGACTCGAAAAACAAGCCGACATGACATTGATTTGGCTCGCCAACGTTACAGGCAGATTGTAGGTGAGTTATGA
- a CDS encoding Tat pathway signal protein, which translates to MAQQIPQYIVAMMAERAWRMQHYLWHEVRNSWLFYDEPTRQALRNLEWEPPRPARRPRQDGSPEVVLDNNSGEDFLYMHREMIKAVNERLAGDPQYPRVEGWTQVPRPADQDYPVPPAWDTGDAGFNTYLQRVKSDATFQTDFLAWEARYTDEAQLRQMSLGEFGARIEFTIHNQMHMRWCAEPAATGIKPDPDPANPNAIDLQWDDPAYDWLGDTYSSHVNSIFWKLHGWVDDRINDWAAANNVTGPIPWQGTWVGKMPTHPVPHSFVTVLAERAGAIDMRGHRYGDIEELVEVVRLIARTGKFCHFYDEVAVP; encoded by the coding sequence ATGGCGCAGCAGATTCCCCAGTACATTGTGGCGATGATGGCTGAGAGAGCCTGGCGAATGCAGCACTACCTGTGGCACGAAGTCAGGAATAGCTGGCTATTCTACGATGAGCCCACGCGGCAGGCACTCCGAAACCTGGAATGGGAACCACCGCGGCCTGCCAGGCGGCCAAGACAGGACGGCAGCCCGGAGGTTGTCCTTGACAACAACTCCGGGGAGGATTTTCTCTACATGCATCGCGAGATGATCAAGGCAGTCAATGAACGCCTCGCCGGAGATCCGCAATACCCTCGCGTCGAAGGATGGACTCAGGTCCCGAGGCCGGCCGACCAGGATTACCCTGTCCCGCCGGCTTGGGACACCGGAGATGCCGGTTTCAACACATATCTTCAACGAGTGAAAAGCGACGCCACCTTCCAAACGGACTTTCTTGCCTGGGAGGCAAGGTATACCGACGAGGCCCAACTCCGTCAGATGTCTCTCGGTGAGTTCGGTGCTCGCATCGAGTTTACGATCCACAACCAGATGCACATGAGATGGTGCGCTGAACCAGCCGCCACAGGTATCAAGCCTGACCCTGACCCGGCAAATCCTAACGCAATCGACCTACAGTGGGACGACCCTGCCTACGACTGGCTGGGTGACACCTATTCGAGCCACGTGAACTCGATCTTCTGGAAGCTCCACGGATGGGTCGACGACAGAATCAACGATTGGGCCGCGGCCAACAACGTTACCGGACCGATTCCCTGGCAAGGCACTTGGGTCGGAAAGATGCCGACTCACCCGGTTCCTCACTCTTTTGTGACCGTCCTGGCTGAGAGAGCTGGAGCCATCGACATGCGCGGGCACCGTTATGGAGACATCGAGGAGTTGGTCGAAGTAGTCCGCCTGATTGCGCGAACAGGCAAGTTCTGCCACTTCTACGACGAGGTCGCGGTGCCTTAG
- a CDS encoding GDP-mannose mannosyl hydrolase: MVNRNVSRLSDEEFGEVIRNAPLVSIDRVVRNPRNEVFLALRKNHPAKNYWFVPGGRILKNEAIDEAFQRLASTELGLELDFKDAHLLGAFDHFYETNRFGIEGFGTHYVVLGYEIKISKTFTLPENDEHSEYKWLDISDLLNDRRVHPNTKAFFCSPTVPNDSGMYRALMSHYVHYDRLFWSRTQVLLAIQGGALAAAYALRAHPLSSIIMIATILLVLMVLGLIRRDITSSRKNQEWMDKLANRIFSYNGAGRVISLRSDPKHPRLSGQRLISMAIICIVLVDIVLACLFIWKPNLFPPENSVHESKLMKQVEALQPRIDSLEKEVASIHKLPVQNSSKQEKTQPAKGQSQ; the protein is encoded by the coding sequence ATGGTCAACAGGAATGTCTCAAGACTGAGTGATGAAGAATTCGGTGAGGTCATCAGGAATGCTCCGTTAGTTTCCATCGACAGAGTGGTAAGGAATCCGCGAAATGAGGTATTTCTCGCACTGAGAAAGAATCATCCAGCTAAGAATTATTGGTTTGTCCCAGGGGGACGTATTCTGAAAAATGAAGCCATTGATGAAGCCTTCCAGCGGCTTGCCAGTACTGAGTTGGGATTAGAATTGGATTTTAAGGATGCTCATTTGCTGGGGGCGTTCGATCATTTCTATGAAACGAATAGGTTCGGGATCGAAGGTTTTGGCACTCACTATGTTGTGTTGGGGTATGAAATCAAGATATCAAAAACGTTCACATTGCCCGAGAATGATGAACACAGTGAATACAAATGGTTGGACATCAGTGACTTACTAAATGATCGTAGAGTGCACCCAAATACTAAAGCATTCTTTTGTAGCCCGACAGTACCAAATGATTCTGGCATGTATCGTGCGCTAATGTCACATTATGTGCACTATGATCGACTATTTTGGAGCCGCACACAGGTTCTTCTAGCTATTCAAGGAGGGGCGCTAGCTGCCGCCTATGCTTTACGGGCTCACCCTTTGAGCTCGATCATCATGATCGCTACAATCCTCCTAGTCTTGATGGTACTTGGTCTCATACGAAGGGATATCACAAGTAGCAGGAAGAATCAGGAATGGATGGACAAGTTGGCTAACAGAATATTCTCATACAATGGTGCCGGAAGAGTGATTTCATTGCGAAGCGATCCCAAACACCCGAGGCTCTCAGGCCAGAGATTGATATCCATGGCTATCATCTGCATCGTGTTGGTAGACATTGTCCTTGCTTGTCTCTTTATTTGGAAACCAAACTTGTTCCCTCCTGAAAACAGCGTGCATGAATCAAAATTGATGAAACAGGTGGAAGCGCTTCAGCCACGGATAGATTCATTGGAGAAAGAAGTGGCGAGTATTCATAAGCTGCCAGTCCAGAACTCTAGTAAGCAGGAAAAAACTCAACCAGCCAAAGGCCAGAGTCAGTGA
- a CDS encoding type II toxin-antitoxin system RelE/ParE family toxin, which translates to MKPVIIHSQAKVELDKAIAFYEKQRAGLGLDLQTAVEGAIGRIQQHPQLGAPYKSIDVRQYVIRRFPYMIFYAELEEAIWIVAVAHGKRKPEYWSRRRMG; encoded by the coding sequence GTGAAGCCGGTCATCATCCACAGCCAGGCGAAAGTGGAGCTAGACAAGGCGATCGCCTTCTACGAAAAACAGCGGGCGGGGCTGGGGCTGGATCTGCAAACCGCGGTCGAGGGAGCCATCGGACGGATTCAACAGCACCCGCAACTCGGGGCTCCCTACAAGTCCATTGATGTTCGTCAGTATGTCATACGACGTTTCCCGTATATGATCTTCTATGCAGAGTTGGAGGAGGCAATCTGGATCGTCGCGGTCGCGCACGGGAAGCGCAAGCCGGAATATTGGAGCAGGCGGCGGATGGGGTGA
- a CDS encoding addiction module protein — MTETAEKLKSQLARLSAQERAELAHFLIHSLDEGVDADAEAAWDAELAARMEDIKTGRAVGQPAEKVFAELRKKYS; from the coding sequence ATGACCGAAACGGCCGAAAAACTCAAGTCCCAGCTCGCCCGGCTCTCTGCGCAGGAGCGGGCGGAGTTGGCCCATTTCTTGATTCACTCCCTGGATGAAGGCGTAGACGCAGACGCAGAGGCTGCCTGGGATGCCGAGCTTGCAGCTAGAATGGAGGACATCAAAACCGGTAGAGCCGTGGGTCAACCTGCGGAAAAGGTATTTGCCGAACTGCGAAAGAAGTATTCGTGA
- a CDS encoding ester cyclase — protein sequence MRPRLPQDSGLDKARRLIFNTEGESLTPAEENKAIVRRFYDEFFNKGNLQIVNELHTSGYQHHDPNAPDPGGGPEGYIKRNSVFLKAFPDRVLFIEDQIAEGDKVATRITMRATQTGDLPGIPATGRRVTIESMHICRIKDGRIAEEWELFDALGMLTQLGASTSQGFTEG from the coding sequence ATGAGACCAAGGCTACCGCAGGATTCCGGCCTGGACAAGGCGAGACGGCTCATTTTCAACACGGAGGGGGAGTCTTTGACGCCAGCAGAAGAAAACAAGGCAATCGTCCGGCGCTTCTACGACGAGTTCTTTAACAAGGGCAACCTTCAAATAGTCAACGAACTGCACACATCCGGCTATCAACACCATGACCCGAATGCCCCCGATCCGGGCGGTGGGCCTGAAGGCTACATCAAACGCAATTCAGTCTTTCTGAAAGCCTTCCCCGATCGAGTGCTCTTCATCGAGGATCAAATCGCAGAGGGTGATAAGGTCGCGACTCGCATCACCATGCGTGCCACTCAAACCGGAGACTTGCCCGGCATCCCCGCAACAGGAAGACGAGTCACCATTGAGTCCATGCACATCTGCCGCATCAAAGATGGCCGAATCGCAGAGGAGTGGGAACTCTTCGATGCCCTCGGAATGCTGACTCAGCTCGGCGCTTCTACCTCGCAAGGTTTCACTGAGGGCTAA
- a CDS encoding DUF1615 family protein has product MIFAVVVDFREQQGYHLTSMMRCNKKPRRFSRTVHTAFVAFLLVFPAVLSSVDILPAKDMVIASDEDQSAPKAPVSNGQQPTVRDQGQVQKKEKPGEGVEDEKTKLLKRKEEHLARLAPFLEQEQRGMLEAVQILNNEAAYEWLGAFISSRPLNCPLKTRNEWVRAIVAAVQHNNLPVCKEILGLVASIVSIESGFNVDPPALDPSRGETMPNLLDRAEKELHQKMGPVMSMPPVPQLYSSYKEKYQPRLLRCRTEGEIEAVARTMADELKRDAEGLPGFIKNIILKEVDKVANVVKTKGSMQLSFARARQVMLDRGEEFTDRELSDYMYTLNGGLDVGVAALKPMFVQYAARYGSAGTLSWLFFVGMDYHYGPFTSRNVMEQIRIRDLSGRKIALDGDFLPYDEKGRPEDKESETLQAVRSIFPSLPRDAIYEAFLLEKEPHYVYSDLHKSIASQHTERFGATPFAVIGELFTGNQTRIKHGFAWKTRIYLNKLDRYLNCIPWDE; this is encoded by the coding sequence ATGATCTTCGCCGTGGTCGTTGACTTTCGCGAGCAACAGGGTTATCACCTCACGAGTATGATGCGTTGTAACAAAAAGCCCCGGCGCTTCTCGCGGACCGTGCACACCGCGTTTGTGGCATTTCTTCTGGTCTTTCCGGCCGTTCTTTCTTCGGTAGACATCCTTCCCGCGAAGGATATGGTCATTGCCTCCGATGAGGACCAGTCCGCGCCCAAAGCCCCGGTCTCCAATGGACAGCAGCCGACTGTAAGGGACCAGGGACAAGTTCAAAAGAAAGAGAAACCCGGCGAAGGCGTTGAGGACGAAAAGACAAAGCTGCTCAAGCGAAAAGAAGAACACCTCGCGCGTCTTGCCCCTTTTCTGGAACAAGAGCAGCGCGGAATGCTGGAAGCTGTCCAGATCCTGAACAATGAGGCTGCATACGAATGGCTGGGGGCTTTCATATCTTCAAGGCCGCTGAACTGCCCTCTGAAGACCAGGAATGAATGGGTCAGGGCCATCGTGGCCGCGGTGCAACACAACAACCTGCCCGTGTGCAAAGAAATCCTCGGGCTGGTGGCTTCAATAGTTTCTATAGAGTCGGGATTTAATGTCGATCCGCCCGCGTTGGACCCCTCCAGGGGCGAAACCATGCCCAATCTTCTTGACCGGGCCGAGAAAGAATTGCACCAGAAGATGGGACCGGTGATGTCCATGCCGCCGGTACCGCAGTTGTACAGCTCGTACAAAGAGAAATATCAGCCGCGCTTGCTGCGGTGCCGTACCGAAGGCGAAATCGAGGCTGTGGCCCGAACCATGGCCGATGAATTGAAGCGGGACGCGGAAGGGCTGCCCGGCTTCATCAAGAACATAATCCTCAAAGAGGTCGACAAAGTAGCCAATGTGGTCAAGACCAAGGGGTCAATGCAGCTGAGCTTTGCCCGGGCGCGGCAGGTGATGCTGGACCGCGGGGAAGAGTTCACCGACAGAGAGCTTTCAGACTACATGTACACCCTGAACGGAGGCCTGGACGTTGGAGTGGCTGCCTTGAAGCCTATGTTCGTTCAGTACGCGGCGCGCTACGGTTCGGCAGGCACCCTGTCTTGGCTGTTCTTCGTGGGGATGGACTACCATTACGGTCCGTTTACCAGTAGAAATGTCATGGAACAGATAAGAATCCGAGACCTCTCCGGACGAAAAATAGCCTTGGATGGAGATTTCCTGCCTTACGACGAAAAAGGGCGGCCGGAAGACAAGGAATCCGAAACTCTGCAGGCCGTGAGAAGCATCTTCCCCTCGCTTCCCAGGGACGCTATCTACGAGGCTTTTCTCTTGGAAAAGGAACCGCATTACGTATACTCCGACCTTCACAAATCCATAGCCTCACAGCACACGGAGCGCTTTGGAGCAACGCCTTTCGCAGTCATAGGCGAACTCTTCACCGGAAATCAGACACGGATCAAACACGGGTTCGCGTGGAAGACCCGTATTTACCTGAACAAGCTCGACCGGTACCTCAACTGCATACCCTGGGACGAATAA